Proteins encoded within one genomic window of Streptomyces taklimakanensis:
- a CDS encoding fic family toxin-antitoxin system, toxin component, translating into MSLRIDLAWLLMVAEEKTPGDPRVTDYGALIAAVARHEAAVFDRLVYPAPHDRAAALLQLLLHVPALERSNALFASAVAYAYLVASGLKVAVLPEQVRDLARLVKDGTADVRAIADELRGWTL; encoded by the coding sequence GTGAGCCTCCGCATCGACCTCGCCTGGCTGCTGATGGTCGCCGAGGAGAAGACTCCCGGGGACCCGCGCGTGACCGACTACGGCGCCCTGATCGCCGCGGTCGCCCGCCACGAGGCGGCCGTCTTCGACCGGCTCGTCTACCCCGCCCCCCACGACCGCGCCGCGGCCCTCCTCCAGCTCCTGCTGCACGTTCCCGCCCTGGAACGGTCCAACGCCCTGTTCGCCTCCGCCGTCGCCTACGCCTACCTGGTGGCGAGCGGGCTGAAGGTCGCCGTCCTGCCCGAACAGGTCCGTGACCTGGCCCGACTGGTCAAGGACGGTACGGCGGACGTCCGCGCCATCGCCGACGAGCTGCGCGGCTGGACGCTGTGA
- a CDS encoding class I SAM-dependent methyltransferase has product MDADEDGTPSRGTVRHPLFARYYARFAPALDERAGVGAHRTELSAGLSGRVVEVGAGSGLNFARYPPTVRRVVAVEPEPELRRLARDAASRAPVPVDVVPGTAEELPLDDGEFDAAVVSLVLCSVRDLERALAELRRVLRPGGELRFYEHVRARGPVGFLLQRALDRTVWPRLFGGCHTGRDPVAAIGAAGFVGVSHRRLRVPERGLPTPVSAHVLGGARRP; this is encoded by the coding sequence ATGGACGCCGACGAGGACGGGACGCCTTCGCGCGGCACCGTGCGCCACCCGCTCTTCGCCCGCTACTACGCCCGCTTCGCCCCCGCCCTGGACGAGCGGGCCGGCGTCGGAGCGCACCGCACCGAACTGTCGGCCGGGCTGTCCGGCCGGGTGGTCGAGGTCGGAGCGGGCAGCGGGCTGAACTTCGCCCGCTACCCGCCCACGGTCCGCCGGGTGGTGGCCGTCGAGCCGGAGCCGGAACTGCGACGCCTGGCGCGGGACGCCGCCTCGCGCGCTCCCGTCCCCGTCGACGTGGTGCCGGGCACGGCGGAGGAGCTGCCCCTGGACGACGGGGAGTTCGACGCCGCCGTGGTGTCACTGGTGCTGTGCTCCGTCCGGGACCTCGAACGCGCCCTGGCGGAGCTGCGGCGGGTGCTGCGCCCCGGTGGCGAGCTGCGCTTCTACGAACACGTCCGGGCCCGGGGCCCCGTCGGCTTCCTGCTCCAACGGGCGCTGGACCGCACGGTGTGGCCGCGGCTCTTCGGCGGCTGCCACACCGGCCGGGATCCGGTGGCCGCGATCGGGGCGGCGGGCTTCGTCGGGGTGTCCCACCGGCGGCTGCGGGTGCCGGAGCGCGGCCTGCCGACCCCGGTCTCGGCCCACGTCCTGGGCGGCGCGCGGCGGCCGTAG
- the bioD gene encoding dethiobiotin synthase: MSVLVVTGTGTEVGKTVVTAALAAAAVAAGRSVAVLKPAQTGVAEGEPGDAAEVRRLAGPRVTAVELARYPEPLAPETAARRAGLPRVRPEAVAETARTLAGEHDLVLVEGAGGLLVRFDERGSTLADAARLLGAPVLVVAAAGLGTLNATALTAEALRSRGLECAGVVVGSWPVEPDLAARCNLADLPVAAGAPLVGLVPQGAGSLEPAVFRGSAAGWLSPEVGGTWAGVSRPAGAGSTPSS; the protein is encoded by the coding sequence ATGTCGGTGCTGGTGGTCACCGGAACGGGCACGGAGGTCGGCAAGACCGTGGTCACGGCGGCGTTGGCCGCCGCGGCGGTGGCGGCGGGCCGTTCGGTGGCCGTGCTCAAGCCCGCGCAGACCGGGGTCGCCGAGGGCGAGCCGGGGGACGCGGCCGAGGTGCGGCGGCTGGCGGGCCCACGGGTGACCGCCGTGGAACTCGCCCGCTACCCCGAACCGCTGGCGCCCGAGACCGCCGCGCGGCGGGCCGGGCTTCCCCGGGTGCGCCCCGAGGCGGTGGCGGAGACGGCCCGGACGCTGGCCGGGGAGCACGACCTGGTGCTGGTCGAGGGCGCCGGCGGGCTGCTGGTGCGCTTCGACGAACGGGGCTCGACGCTGGCGGACGCGGCCCGGCTGCTGGGCGCGCCGGTGCTGGTGGTCGCCGCGGCCGGGCTGGGCACGCTGAACGCGACGGCGTTGACGGCCGAGGCGCTGCGCTCGCGTGGTCTGGAGTGCGCGGGGGTGGTGGTCGGGAGCTGGCCGGTCGAGCCGGACCTGGCGGCCCGCTGCAACCTGGCCGACCTTCCGGTGGCGGCCGGCGCCCCGCTGGTCGGACTGGTGCCGCAGGGGGCCGGCTCCCTGGAACCCGCGGTGTTCCGGGGGAGCGCGGCGGGCTGGCTCTCCCCGGAGGTGGGCGGCACCTGGGCGGGCGTGTCGCGGCCGGCGGGGGCAGGATCGACACCGTCGAGCTGA
- a CDS encoding adenosylmethionine--8-amino-7-oxononanoate transaminase — protein MPDVPPLLSPAPLDGPARSVAELPEPSPGLSCEELLDLDRRHVWHPYGPMPGRSEPLVVSSASGVRLRLARPAWGREELVDGMSSWWSAIHGYRHPVLDDAVRSQVERMSHVMFGGLTHEPAVRLAKRLVDIAPDGLEHVFLADSGSVSVEVAVKMCLQYWRSLGRPDKRRLMTWRGGYHGDTWHPMSVCDPEGGMHHLWSGALPEQVFADAPPDGFDTEPDPAYTAHLRKTIADHADELAAVIVEPVVQGAGGMRFHSPAWLRVLREACDEHDVLLVLDEIATGFGRTGALFASHHAGVAPDVMCVGKALTGGYLTMAATLCTTRVADGISRGEVPVLAHGPTFMGNPLAAAVAGASLDLLLGQDWAGEVGRIETGLRAGLAEAADLPGVRDVRVLGAIGVVQLDHEVDTAAATEAAVRAGVWLRPFRDLVYTMPPYVTGDEDVARIADAVCAAARAG, from the coding sequence ATGCCTGACGTTCCGCCCCTCCTCTCCCCCGCGCCCCTCGACGGCCCCGCGAGGAGCGTCGCGGAGTTGCCGGAGCCGTCCCCGGGGCTCTCCTGCGAGGAGTTGCTCGACCTCGACCGGCGCCACGTCTGGCACCCCTACGGTCCGATGCCCGGCCGCTCCGAGCCGCTGGTGGTCTCCTCGGCCTCCGGCGTCCGGCTGCGGCTGGCACGGCCGGCGTGGGGGCGCGAGGAGCTGGTCGACGGCATGTCGTCGTGGTGGTCGGCGATCCACGGCTACCGCCACCCGGTGCTCGACGACGCGGTCCGCTCGCAGGTGGAGCGGATGAGCCATGTGATGTTCGGTGGGCTCACCCACGAACCCGCCGTGCGGCTGGCGAAGCGTCTGGTGGACATCGCCCCCGATGGTCTGGAGCACGTCTTCCTCGCCGACTCCGGTTCGGTGTCGGTGGAGGTGGCGGTGAAGATGTGCCTGCAGTACTGGCGTTCGCTGGGCAGGCCCGACAAGCGGCGGCTGATGACCTGGCGCGGCGGCTACCACGGGGACACCTGGCACCCGATGTCGGTGTGCGACCCGGAGGGCGGCATGCACCACCTGTGGTCGGGGGCGTTGCCGGAGCAGGTGTTCGCCGACGCGCCCCCGGACGGCTTCGACACCGAACCGGATCCGGCCTACACCGCACACCTGAGGAAGACCATCGCCGACCACGCCGACGAGCTGGCCGCCGTGATCGTGGAACCCGTGGTGCAGGGAGCGGGCGGGATGCGCTTCCACTCCCCCGCCTGGCTGCGGGTGCTGCGCGAGGCGTGCGACGAGCACGACGTGCTGTTGGTGCTGGACGAGATCGCCACCGGATTCGGGCGGACGGGGGCGCTGTTCGCCTCCCACCACGCGGGGGTCGCCCCCGATGTGATGTGTGTCGGCAAGGCTCTGACCGGCGGCTATCTGACGATGGCGGCCACGTTGTGCACCACGCGGGTGGCGGATGGCATCTCACGCGGCGAGGTGCCGGTGTTGGCCCACGGCCCGACGTTCATGGGCAACCCGCTGGCCGCCGCGGTGGCGGGCGCCTCCCTGGACCTGCTGCTCGGCCAGGACTGGGCGGGCGAGGTGGGGCGGATCGAGACGGGCCTGCGCGCCGGGCTCGCCGAGGCCGCCGACCTGCCCGGGGTCCGGGACGTGCGGGTGCTGGGCGCGATCGGCGTGGTCCAGCTCGATCACGAGGTGGACACGGCGGCCGCGACGGAGGCCGCGGTGCGCGCGGGCGTGTGGCTGCGGCCGTTCCGCGACCTGGTGTACACCATGCCTCCGTACGTCACCGGCGACGAGGACGTGGCGCGGATCGCGGACGCGGTGTGCGCGGCCGCGCGTGCGGGCTGA
- the bioB gene encoding biotin synthase BioB, with product MDLLRTLVDKGLRREPPTRDEALAVLATSDDDLLDVVAAAGKVRRHWFGRRVKLNYLVNLKSGLCPEDCSYCSQRLGSKADILKYTWLKPEEAAAAAGAGVAGGAKRVCLVASGRGPTERDVDRVSKTIAAIKEQHGEVEVCACLGLLSDGQAERLREAGADAYNHNLNTSEATYGEITTTHTYADRVATVRHARSAGLSACSGLIAGMGESDEDLVDVVFSLRALDPDSVPVNFLIPFEGTPLAKEWNLTPQRCLRILAMVRFVCPDVEVRLAGGREVHLRSMQPLALHLANSIFLGDYLTSEGQAGKADLDMISDAGFEVEGAGERTLPEHRADVAAAAGSGCGGHGGAEHGGCGPCGTEAATGDGAAAGVDSTADPAPRGAAVPGPPRTDLVAVRRRGAGTELPPNA from the coding sequence ATGGACCTGCTGAGGACGCTGGTGGACAAGGGGCTGCGGCGCGAGCCGCCCACACGGGACGAGGCGTTGGCCGTGCTGGCGACGTCCGACGACGACCTCCTCGACGTGGTGGCGGCGGCGGGGAAGGTGCGACGCCACTGGTTCGGCCGTCGGGTGAAGCTCAACTACCTGGTCAACCTCAAGTCCGGGCTGTGCCCGGAGGACTGCTCGTACTGCTCGCAACGGCTGGGGTCCAAGGCGGACATCCTCAAGTACACCTGGCTGAAGCCCGAGGAGGCCGCCGCGGCGGCCGGCGCGGGCGTGGCCGGGGGAGCCAAACGGGTGTGTCTGGTGGCCAGCGGGCGCGGCCCCACCGAACGGGACGTGGACCGCGTCTCGAAGACCATCGCCGCCATCAAGGAGCAGCACGGGGAAGTGGAGGTGTGCGCCTGCCTCGGGCTGCTCTCCGACGGCCAGGCGGAGCGGCTGCGCGAGGCGGGCGCGGACGCCTACAACCACAACCTCAACACCTCCGAGGCGACGTACGGCGAGATCACCACCACGCACACCTACGCCGACCGCGTGGCGACGGTCCGGCACGCGCGGTCGGCCGGGCTGTCGGCCTGCTCGGGGCTGATCGCCGGCATGGGCGAGTCGGACGAGGATCTGGTGGACGTGGTCTTCTCGCTGCGTGCCCTGGACCCGGACTCGGTGCCGGTGAACTTCCTCATCCCCTTCGAGGGGACGCCGCTGGCGAAGGAGTGGAACCTCACCCCGCAGCGCTGTCTGCGCATCCTGGCGATGGTCCGGTTCGTCTGCCCCGACGTGGAGGTCCGACTGGCCGGCGGGCGCGAGGTACACCTGCGGTCGATGCAGCCCCTGGCCCTGCACCTGGCCAACTCGATCTTCCTGGGGGACTACCTCACCAGCGAGGGCCAGGCGGGCAAGGCCGACCTGGACATGATCTCCGACGCCGGTTTCGAGGTGGAGGGCGCCGGGGAGCGGACGCTGCCCGAGCACCGGGCGGACGTGGCGGCCGCGGCCGGGTCCGGCTGCGGTGGCCACGGCGGCGCGGAGCACGGCGGCTGCGGTCCGTGCGGCACCGAGGCCGCGACCGGCGACGGGGCCGCCGCAGGAGTCGACTCCACCGCGGACCCCGCGCCGCGGGGCGCGGCGGTGCCCGGACCGCCGCGCACCGACCTGGTGGCCGTACGGCGGCGGGGCGCGGGAACGGAGCTGCCGCCCAATGCCTGA
- a CDS encoding 8-amino-7-oxononanoate synthase — protein sequence MPQEHRSTTPDPFDWIDERHERRRRAGLLRSLRPRPADSSLLDLAGNDYLGLTRHPEVVAAARDAVRRWGAGATGSRLVTGTTELHTELEAELADFCGFEAALVFSSGYAANLAAVTALTDRGTQVVSDAANHASLIDGCRLSRATTVVVPHAAPDAVRKTLDDFDGRALVVTDAVFSVDGDAAPLGELATVCRERGAALLVDEAHSLGVLGDGGRGALHAAGLAGSPGAVATVTLSKALGAQGGAVLGPARVIGHLVNTARTFVFDTGLAPAATGAALAALRLLRGEAARAARVRAVARELHARLTAAGLEAAPPDAAVVSVRAPSPQAAVRWAADCRDAGVAVGCFRPPSVPDGVSRLRLTARADLTDDQLDTAVAVVTRTAPHASRPGDASAPPPPEGPRRGR from the coding sequence ATGCCGCAGGAGCACCGCAGCACGACCCCGGACCCGTTCGACTGGATCGACGAGCGGCACGAACGGCGGCGCCGCGCCGGCCTGCTGCGCTCCCTGCGCCCCCGCCCCGCCGACTCCTCCCTGCTGGACCTGGCCGGCAACGACTACCTCGGCCTCACCCGCCACCCCGAGGTCGTCGCGGCGGCCCGGGACGCGGTGCGCCGCTGGGGCGCGGGCGCCACCGGCTCCCGACTGGTCACCGGCACCACCGAGCTGCACACCGAACTGGAGGCGGAGCTCGCCGACTTCTGCGGCTTCGAGGCCGCCCTGGTGTTCTCCTCCGGCTACGCCGCCAACCTGGCCGCCGTCACCGCCCTGACCGACCGCGGCACCCAGGTGGTCTCCGACGCCGCCAACCACGCCTCCCTCATCGACGGTTGCCGGCTCTCCCGCGCCACGACCGTCGTCGTCCCGCACGCCGCTCCCGACGCCGTGCGCAAGACCCTCGACGACTTCGACGGACGCGCGCTGGTCGTCACCGACGCCGTCTTCTCCGTCGACGGCGACGCCGCGCCGCTGGGCGAACTGGCCACCGTCTGCCGGGAGCGGGGCGCGGCGCTGCTGGTGGACGAGGCGCACAGCCTCGGCGTCCTGGGCGACGGCGGCCGGGGCGCCCTCCACGCCGCGGGGCTGGCGGGCAGCCCCGGCGCGGTCGCCACCGTCACGCTCTCCAAGGCCCTCGGCGCCCAGGGCGGCGCCGTCCTCGGCCCGGCCCGGGTGATCGGCCATCTGGTCAACACCGCCCGCACCTTCGTCTTCGACACCGGTCTGGCCCCCGCCGCGACCGGCGCCGCCCTCGCCGCGCTGCGGTTGCTGCGCGGCGAGGCCGCCCGTGCCGCCCGCGTCCGCGCCGTCGCCCGGGAGCTGCACGCCAGGCTGACCGCCGCGGGGCTGGAGGCCGCCCCTCCGGACGCCGCCGTGGTCTCCGTGCGCGCCCCCTCCCCCCAAGCGGCCGTCCGGTGGGCCGCCGACTGCCGGGACGCCGGGGTGGCCGTGGGGTGCTTCCGGCCGCCGTCGGTGCCCGACGGCGTCTCCCGCCTGCGGCTGACCGCCCGCGCCGACCTGACGGACGACCAGCTCGACACGGCGGTCGCCGTCGTCACCCGCACGGCGCCGCACGCGTCCCGGCCGGGGGACGCCTCCGCGCCGCCCCCGCCCGAAGGGCCGCGCCGAGGGCGCTGA
- a CDS encoding 1-acyl-sn-glycerol-3-phosphate acyltransferase produces the protein MFYNVLKYALLGPLLRLLFRPRIEGLRNVPGEGAAIVAGNHLSFSDHFLMPAILPRRITFLAKAEYFTGPGLKGRLTAAFFRSIGQIPVDRSGRGAGRAAIEEGLKVLGRDELLGIYPEGTRSHDGRLYRGRTGVAVMALRAGVPVVPCAMVGTFELQPPGRRLPRIGRVTIRFGEPLDFSRFAGLHEERTVLRAVTDEIMYAIMNLSGQEYVDLYAPDAKAARAAARRDDGGASPAPGDAAP, from the coding sequence GTGTTCTACAACGTGCTCAAGTACGCCCTGTTGGGGCCGCTCCTGCGGCTGCTGTTCAGGCCCCGCATCGAGGGCCTGCGGAACGTGCCGGGCGAGGGCGCCGCGATCGTGGCCGGGAACCACCTGTCGTTCTCCGACCACTTCCTGATGCCCGCGATCCTCCCCCGGCGCATCACCTTCCTGGCCAAGGCGGAGTACTTCACCGGTCCGGGCCTGAAGGGGAGGCTGACGGCGGCGTTCTTCCGCAGCATCGGGCAGATCCCGGTGGACCGCTCGGGTCGGGGCGCCGGACGGGCCGCGATCGAGGAGGGGTTGAAGGTGCTGGGCAGGGACGAGTTGCTCGGCATCTATCCCGAGGGCACCCGGTCGCACGACGGACGGTTGTACCGGGGACGGACCGGGGTCGCCGTCATGGCGCTCCGGGCGGGCGTACCGGTGGTGCCGTGCGCCATGGTGGGCACGTTCGAACTCCAGCCGCCGGGCCGGAGGCTGCCGAGGATCGGGAGGGTGACCATCCGGTTCGGCGAGCCGCTGGACTTCTCCCGCTTCGCGGGCCTGCACGAGGAGCGGACGGTGTTGCGGGCGGTCACCGACGAGATCATGTACGCGATCATGAACCTGTCCGGCCAGGAGTACGTGGACCTGTACGCGCCCGACGCCAAGGCCGCGCGGGCGGCGGCCCGGCGGGACGACGGCGGAGCGAGTCCGGCACCGGGCGACGCCGCGCCGTAG
- a CDS encoding cation:proton antiporter — translation MPRSRLGSSRDMLDVLLTVVGALALLIAALSRRIQSAPLSGPLLALLTGIVFGPEVLGVIDLPTVVEGHKELHEFSRVLLAISVMAVALRFPFRDVRGRAKPVAVLLVVAMLGMALITTALSAAVLGVGLGAAMLLGAALCPTDPVLASSVVTGEPAEKGVAARTRQLLSLESGANDGLALPLVLAAVAVAGTLTGTDALLESLWQVLGAVVLGVLAGWLGGRGLRVAEAKRSIESGPLLVYTLLLALFVLGAAGLLRLDGVLAVFTSGLAFNATSSVSERADEDKNDEAVNRFLVLPLFAVFGAMLPWREWGELGWWRGLLLVLGVLLLRRLPILLALKRPLSLAWRDAVFLGWFGPIGVSALFYLTMEAHRLGVDPTVLAAGTLVVAASTVVHGATTAPGLDLYRKAAPRREENA, via the coding sequence ATGCCTCGATCACGACTGGGCAGCAGCAGGGACATGCTGGATGTCCTGTTGACCGTCGTGGGTGCCCTGGCCCTGTTGATCGCCGCGCTCTCCCGCCGTATCCAGAGCGCGCCGCTGAGCGGACCGCTGCTGGCCCTGCTGACGGGGATCGTCTTCGGCCCGGAGGTCCTGGGAGTCATCGACCTGCCCACCGTGGTGGAGGGGCACAAGGAGCTGCACGAGTTCTCCCGGGTCCTGTTGGCGATCTCGGTGATGGCCGTGGCCCTGCGCTTCCCGTTCCGTGACGTGCGGGGGCGGGCGAAGCCGGTGGCCGTCCTGCTGGTCGTGGCCATGCTCGGAATGGCACTGATCACCACGGCGTTGTCGGCCGCCGTCCTCGGGGTCGGCCTCGGCGCGGCGATGCTGCTGGGCGCGGCCCTGTGCCCGACCGACCCGGTGCTCGCCTCCAGCGTGGTCACCGGCGAGCCCGCCGAGAAGGGCGTCGCCGCCCGCACCCGGCAACTGCTCTCCCTGGAATCGGGCGCCAACGACGGCCTGGCCCTGCCCCTGGTGCTGGCCGCGGTGGCGGTCGCCGGGACGCTGACGGGGACCGACGCGCTGCTGGAGTCCCTGTGGCAGGTCCTGGGCGCGGTGGTCCTCGGAGTGCTGGCGGGCTGGCTGGGCGGACGGGGGCTGCGGGTCGCCGAGGCCAAGAGGAGCATCGAATCCGGCCCCCTGCTGGTGTACACCCTGCTGTTGGCCCTGTTCGTCCTCGGCGCGGCCGGTCTGCTCCGCCTCGACGGCGTCCTGGCCGTCTTCACGAGCGGTCTGGCCTTCAACGCGACGAGTTCGGTGAGCGAGCGCGCCGACGAGGACAAGAACGACGAGGCGGTCAACCGCTTCCTGGTCCTGCCGCTGTTCGCGGTGTTCGGAGCCATGCTCCCCTGGCGCGAGTGGGGGGAGCTGGGATGGTGGCGCGGCCTGCTGCTGGTCCTCGGAGTGCTGCTGCTGCGCCGACTGCCGATCCTGCTCGCCCTCAAGCGCCCCCTCTCCCTGGCCTGGCGGGACGCCGTCTTCCTGGGCTGGTTCGGTCCGATCGGCGTATCGGCCCTGTTCTACCTGACGATGGAGGCCCACCGGCTCGGCGTCGATCCCACGGTCTTGGCGGCCGGGACGCTGGTCGTCGCCGCCAGCACCGTCGTGCACGGCGCCACCACGGCGCCCGGTCTGGACCTCTACCGCAAGGCCGCCCCGCGGAGGGAGGAGAACGCGTGA
- a CDS encoding ion channel, which yields MTGPVVAGLGCVLIVLALVDAAVTALSVVTGTGPVTGRVARGVWRALRAVHTRTRGTGGLLKWSGTCTLLVTFLAWTVLLWVGWWLVFTAQEAAVVSSRTSVPADAWTRVYYAGYTVFTLGTGDYVPGTTWARVATPVASLSGLFLVTLSLTYVVQVVQAVVHKRAFAEQVHALGRDAAHIVATGWTGSGFSSMFNQHLVSLTEPLLRMGEQHLAYPVVHYFHSTVPTKAPAVALAVLDDTLLLLDAGADPRARPDPAATAPLVAALDQVLDTLRGQFFRRADRERPAPPLSVLGRAGIPTVDEERYAAAVRRHARRRRTVRGFLYSDGWREDSERS from the coding sequence GTGACGGGCCCGGTGGTGGCGGGACTGGGGTGCGTGCTGATCGTATTGGCCCTGGTGGACGCGGCGGTCACCGCGCTCTCCGTGGTGACGGGCACCGGGCCGGTCACCGGACGGGTGGCCCGGGGGGTGTGGCGGGCCCTGCGGGCCGTCCACACCCGGACGCGGGGCACCGGCGGGCTGCTGAAGTGGTCGGGGACGTGCACCCTGCTGGTCACCTTCCTCGCCTGGACGGTGCTGTTGTGGGTCGGCTGGTGGCTGGTGTTCACCGCCCAGGAGGCCGCCGTGGTCTCCTCCCGCACCTCCGTTCCCGCCGATGCCTGGACGCGGGTGTACTACGCCGGTTACACCGTCTTCACCCTGGGCACCGGCGACTACGTCCCCGGCACCACCTGGGCCCGGGTGGCCACCCCCGTCGCCTCCCTGTCCGGTCTGTTCCTGGTCACCCTCTCCCTGACCTACGTGGTGCAGGTGGTCCAGGCGGTCGTCCACAAGCGCGCCTTCGCCGAGCAGGTCCACGCCCTGGGCCGCGACGCCGCGCACATCGTCGCCACCGGCTGGACCGGAAGCGGCTTCAGCTCCATGTTCAACCAGCACCTGGTCTCCCTGACCGAACCGCTGCTGCGGATGGGCGAACAGCACCTGGCCTATCCGGTCGTCCACTACTTCCACAGCACCGTCCCCACCAAGGCACCCGCCGTCGCCCTCGCCGTCCTTGACGACACCCTGCTGCTGCTCGACGCCGGCGCGGACCCCCGGGCCCGGCCCGACCCCGCGGCCACCGCCCCCCTGGTCGCCGCTCTGGACCAGGTGCTGGACACCCTGCGGGGCCAGTTCTTCCGGCGAGCCGACCGGGAGCGTCCCGCGCCACCGCTGTCGGTGCTGGGCCGGGCGGGGATCCCCACCGTGGACGAGGAGCGGTACGCCGCCGCCGTCCGGCGGCACGCCCGGCGACGGCGCACCGTACGGGGCTTCCTGTACAGCGACGGGTGGCGCGAGGACTCCGAGAGGTCCTGA